From Medicago truncatula cultivar Jemalong A17 chromosome 7, MtrunA17r5.0-ANR, whole genome shotgun sequence, a single genomic window includes:
- the LOC11407335 gene encoding LEAF RUST 10 DISEASE-RESISTANCEUS RECEPTOR-LIKE PROTEIN KINASE-like 2.1: MFNLLPSLDRVVLSHNNNLSGLLPLSLGNSNVTCLRLNNQGVDDGFSGSITIIASMRLLSQAWLNGNHLSDSIPASFASTKLSDLQLRSNYLTGLVPRSLFNLISLKEISLDYNLLEGPVPMFDKHIKATWESNNFCRSDVGPSDPQVTIFFVIFESFGISGNPLLLGGNDVCTNVTTLIKCQRGKVVSLDLALGIQYQLVLNGTISPAFSNLTSLVNLNLSGNNLTSPIPEILTTLPHLKLLDVSNNNLSGPIPKFPSKVKKMYPTLIQRGMFKETVNPNKLKVEDFNERCNLSPIKQYSYADVQKMTNSFKEKLGEGGFAVVYKASLPDGRPVAVKIINDGKADGQDFMNELDSISRTAHVNIVSLLGFCCEHKIALIYEFMTKGSLDKFIMNTGLPDGICSLDRNTMCKIAIGIAKGLDYLHQGCASRIVHLDIKPHNILLDDDFCPKIADFGLAKICQKNVSAMSGVGGTRGYMAPEIFDKHKVSEKSDIYSYGMLIIDMIGRRYNNNAGGSDNSEYFPDWIYNDLQQGNNLVNSFEISEEENDIIRKITMVCLWCIQFKASDRPSSGKVVQMLQGSLESIPFPRKPSLYSQEVPSFPSPSSSSFIDSKSASLLKTGSIKSDSY, from the exons ATGTTCAACCTGTTACCAAGTTTGGATAGAGTTGTGCTTTCCCACAACAACAATTTGAGTGGATTACTTCCCCTCTCGCTTGGTAACTCTAATGTGACGTGTTTACGGCTCAACAACCAAGGGGTAGATGATGGGTTTTCGGGTAGCATTACCATCATAGCATCAATGAGGTTATTATCTCAAGCTTGGCTTAACGGCAACCACCTATCAGATTCTATTCCTGCCAGCTTTGCTTCAACTAAGTTATCTGATCTGCAGCTTCGGTCAAATTACTTGACTGGTTTGGTTCCACGTTCCCTATTCAATCTCATTAGCTTGAAGGAGATCTCCTTGGATTATAATTTATTAGAAGGGCCAGTACCTATGTTTGACAAGCATATTAAAGCAACCTGGGAATCCAATAATTTTTGCCGGAGTGATGTGGGACCCAGTGATCCCCAGGTCACGatcttttttgtgatttttgagtcTTTTGGAATTTCCGGGAATCCGCTTTTGTTAGGAGGCAATGATGTTTGTACCAACGTTACGACACTTATCAAGTGTCAAAGAGGGAAAGTTGTCAGTCTGGATTTGGCTTTGGGGATTCAATATCAACTGGTTTTAAACGGAACAATCTCTCCtgcattttcaaatttgacTAGTTTAGTCAACTTAAATCTGTCTGGGAATAATTTGACTAGTCCAATACCAGAAATTCTAACAACTTTGCCTCATCTTAAGCTTCTAGATGTTTCAAACAATAATCTCTCAGGACCCATTCCAAAATTTCCCTCCAAGGTCAAG AAGATGTATCCTACGTTGATACAAAGGGGGATGTTCAAAGAAACAGTAAACCCAAATAAACTTAAAGTGGAAGATTTCAATGAAAGATGTAATTTGTCGCCAATTAAGCAATATAGTTATGCTGATGTGCAAAAAATGACGAATTCCTTTAAAGAGAAACTAGGAGAAGGAGGATTTGCTGTTGTCTACAAAGCAAGCTTACCAGATGGTCGTCCAGTAGCTGTGAAGATAATAAATGATGGAAAGGCAGATGGACAAGATTTTATGAATGAACTAGACAGTATTAGTAGAACCGCCCATGTGAACATTGTGTCACTTTTGGGGTTTTGCTGCGAGCACAAAATAGCACTCATTTATGAATTCATGACCAAAGGATCTTTGGATAAATTCATAATGAACACTGGACTTCCTGATGGTATATGCAGTTTGGATAGGAACACCATGTGTAAAATTGCAATAGGCATCGCTAAGGGACTGGACTACTTGCATCAAGGATGTGCTTCGAGGATTGTGCATCTGGATATCAAGCCCCACAACATTCTGCTGGATGATGATTTTTGCCCAAAAATCGCTGATTTTGGACTGGCGAAAATCTGCCAAAAGAATGTTAGTGCTATGTCTGGTGTAGGAGGGACTAGAGGTTATATGGCGCCAGAAATATTTGATAAGCACAAAGTTTCTGAAAAATCTGATATATATAGTTATGGAATGTTGATTattgacatgattggaagaagaTACAATAACAACGCTGGTGGTTCAGATAATTCTGAATACTTTCCAGACTGGATCTATAATGATCTTCAACAAGGTAACAACCTTGTGAATTCTTTTGAAATTTCAGAGGAAGAGAATGATATAATACGAAAGATTACTATGGTGTGTCTATGGTGCATTCAGTTTAAAGCGTCAGATAGACCATCTAGTGGTAAAGTAGTTCAAATGTTACAAGGATCACTTGAGTCAATACCATTTCCTCGCAAACCTTCCCTATACTCTCAAGAAGTCCCATCTTTTCCCTCACCATCTTCAAGCAGTTTTATAGATTCAAAATCAGCAAGCTTGCTGAAGACTGGCTCTATAAAATCAGACAG TTATTAA